Proteins encoded in a region of the Prinia subflava isolate CZ2003 ecotype Zambia chromosome 24, Cam_Psub_1.2, whole genome shotgun sequence genome:
- the LOC134561882 gene encoding uncharacterized protein LOC134561882: MDQVHRGPGAALSPGQQIMDLFQVAIAFLVGIIIRPAIVALAKGETIDFSMNLKYLGLSFRIGDSDKTSKRKPTPDEEPKKEAISDEESGDENTPGDEPKKETVLYKESGEETTPADESKKEAISHEESGDENAPGDEPQKETNSDEESGDETNPDDKPKDEASPGKEQGEAGGAAAGSGVLLCRAERAQHCSGELCCPCSCPFCPLLFSFSGSKGKAIRAAIGATVGAGVALIGLPVVISAVGFTGAGIAAGSIAAKMMSAAAIANGGGVAAGSTVAVLQSIGAAGFSLGTKIGLTSVLSSAGAASGSWLSKSKKPPSDKPPNKKPPSNKPGMLKIQATNASVKVTQVTNIRSRQLLTMNPREAKQVEHKALPYTMAGAGKPPKTLRALPPLSKALDSLEQ; this comes from the exons ATG GATCAGGTTCACAGAGGACCCGGTGCAGCTCTCAGTCCAGGCCAGCAGATCATGG ATTTGTTTCAAGTTGCCATTGCATTCCTCGTTGGAATCATCATTAGACCTGCTATTGTAG cactggcaaAGGGTGAGACCATCGACTTCTCTATGAATTTGAAGTATTTGGGCCTCAGTTTCAGAATCG GAGACTCTGACAAGACGTCCAAGAGGAAGCCAACTCCAGATGAGGAACCCAAGAAGGAGGCAATTTCAGATGAGGAATCTGGGGATGAGAACACTCCTGGTGATGAGCCCAAGAAGGAGACAGTTTTATATAAGGAATCTGGGGAGGAGACAACTCCTGCTGATGAGTCCAAGAAGGAGGCAATTTCACATGAGGAATCTGGGGATGAGAACGCTCCTGGTGATGAGCCCCAGAAGGAGACAAATTCAGATGAGGAATCTGGAGATGAGACAAATCCTGATGACAAACCCAAGGATGAGGCTAGTCCAGGTAAAGA GCAgggggaggctggaggagctgctgctggctctggggtcCTGCTCTGCCGGGCAGAGagggctcagcactgctcagggGAGCTTTGCTGTCCATGCTCCTGTCCTTTCTGCCCTctgctattttctttctcagggAGTAAAGGGAAAGCCATTAGAGCTGCCATTGGAGCCACAGTGGGAGCAG gagtGGCACTGATCGGCCTCCCGGTGGTTATCAGCGCGGTGGGGTTCACAGGAGCCGGCATCGCCGCTGGCTCCATCGCTGCCAAGATGATGTCGGCAGCTGCCATCGCCAACGGCGGCGGAGTCGCTGCCGGCAGCAccgtggctgtgctgcagtccATCG gagctgcaggtttcTCTCTTGGCACCAAAATTGGGCTGACATCTGTCTTGAGCTCAGCTGGTGCAGCAAGTGGTTCCTGGCTGTCCAAGAGCAAGAAACCTCCAAGCGACAAACCTCCAAATAAAAAACCTCCAAGTAACAAACCTGGAATGTTAAAAATCCAAGCAACAAATGCATCTGTAAAAGTAACTCAGGTGACAAACATAAGGAGCAGACAACTCCTGACAATGAACCCAAGAGAAGCCAAGCAGGTGGAACACAAGGCGTTGCCTTACACAATGGCAGGTGCTGggaaacccccaaaaaccctcAGGGCTTTGCCTCCCCTTTCAAAAGCTTTGGATTCCCTTGAGCAGTGA